From a region of the Zingiber officinale cultivar Zhangliang chromosome 4B, Zo_v1.1, whole genome shotgun sequence genome:
- the LOC121976196 gene encoding delta-1-pyrroline-5-carboxylate synthase 1-like, whose translation MDQTRAFVKDVKRLIIKVGTAVVTRADGRLALGRLGALCEQVKELNLLGFEVILVTSGAVGAGRQRLRYRKLVNSSFADLQKPQLELDGKACAAVGQSGLMALYDVLFSQLDVTSSQLLVTDNDFKDSDFRMQLCQTVNTLLSLKVIPVFNENDAMSTRRAPYEDSSGIFWDNDSLAALLALELKADLLILLSDVEGLYSGPPSEPNSRLIHTYVKEKHHAEITFGDKSRVGRGGMTAKVKAAVYAACAGTPVVITSGFTTDSILKVLQGEKVGTLFHQDAINWERPREDSARDMAVSARECSRRLQSLSSNARKKILMDIADALEANEKLIRIENEADVVAAQQDGYEKSLISRLMLKPGKISSLANSVRALADMEDPIFCVLKRTEVADGLILEKTSCPLGVLLIVFESRPDALVQIASLAIRSGNGLLLKGGKEAMKSNAILHKVITEAIPDVVGEKLIGLITSREEIPDLLKLDDVIDLVIPRGSNKLVTQIKESTKIPVLGHSDGICHVYLDKSADMQMATRIVLDAKIDYPAACNAMETLLVHEDLLDNEGLNNLLIELKNEGVTLFGGPRASKQFGFPEAPSFHHEYNSTACTVEIIDSVHAAIDHIHRYGSAHTDCIIAEDNATAEIFLSQVDRYHGGVLC comes from the exons ATGGATCAAACACGGGCATTCGTCAAGGATGTCAAGAGGCTCATCATCAAG GTGGGAACTGCAGTTGTAACGAGAGCAGATGGAAGATTGGCTCTTGGAAGACTAGGGGCTCTTTGTGAGCAG GTTAAAGAACTCAATTTACTTGGATTTGAAGTAATCCTTGTCACGTCCGGTGCAGTTGGTGCTGGCCGGCAGAGGCTTCGATACAGGAAGCTAGTCAATAGCAG CTTTGCTGATCTCCAGAAACCACAGTTAGAATTAGATGGGAAAGCCTGTGCTGCTGTTGGTCAAAGTGGTTTAATGGCCTTATATGATGTGTTATTTAGTCAG CTGGATGTGACATCATCTCAGCTTCTTGTTACGGATAATGATTTTAAGGATTCAGATTTCAGGATGCAACTCTGTCAGACAGTAAACACTTTGTTATCTTTGAAAGTTATTCCTGTTTTCAATGAAAATGATGCAATGAGTACAAGGAGAGCTCCATATGAG GATTCTTCTGGTATTTTTTGGGACAATGACAGTTTAGCAGCCCTTCTAGCTCTAGAATTAAAAGCTGATCTTCTTATTCTGTTAAGTGATGTTGAAGGCCTATATAGTGGACCACCTAGTGAACCAAATTCAAGGTTAATACACACTTATGTGAAAGAGAAGCATCATGCTGAGATAACTTTTGGAGACAAGTCCAGGGTAGGAAGAGGAGGCATGACTGCTAAAGTGAAGGCTGCTGTTTATGCTGCTTGTGCTGGCACCCCTGTCGTGATTACTAG TGGTTTCACCACTGATAGCATTCTAAAAGTACTTCAAGGTGAGAAAGTGGGTACCCTTTTTCATCAGGATGCAATTAATTGGGAGCGGCCAAGAGAAGATAGTGCTCGTGACATGGCAGTTTCAGCAAGGGAATGTTCTAGGCGACTACAG AGTTTATCATCCAATGCCCGCAAGAAAATTCTGATGGATATTGCTGATGCTCTAGAGGCAAATGAGAAGTTAATTAGAATAGAAAATGAGGCTGATGTTGTTGCTGCTCAACAAGATGGTTATGAGAAATCATTGATCTCTAGGTTGATGCTGAAGCCAGGCAAG ATATCTAGCCTTGCAAATTCAGTTCGGGCACTTGCAGATATGGAGGATCCAATATTCTGTGTTTTGAAGAGAACTGAG GTTGCAGATGGTCTAATCTTAGAAAAGACATCTTGCCCCTTGGGTGTTCTTCTCATCGTTTTTGAGTCAAGGCCTGATGCTTTAGTTCAG ATTGCATCATTAGCTATCCGAAGTGGTAATGGTCTTCTTCTCAAAGGTGGCAAAGAAGCCATGAAATCTAATGCAATCTTGCATAAG GTCATTACAGAAGCAATCCCAGATGTAGTGGGTGAAAAGCTTATTGGTCTTATTACATCAAGAGAAGAGATTCCTGATCTGCTAAAG CTTGATGATGTCATTGATCTTGTGATTCCAAGAGGGAGCAATAAATTGGTTACTCAAATCAAGGAATCCACCAAGATTCCTGTTCTGGGTCATTCAG ACGGTATTTGTCATGTTTATCTGGACAAGTCTGCTGACATGCAAATGGCTACTCGGATTGTGTTGGACGCCAAAATTGACTATCCAGCTGCTTGTAATGCTATG GAGACACTTCTTGTTCATGAAGATCTTTTGGATAATGAGGGGCTTAATAATTTACTGATAGAGCTCAAAAATGAAG GTGTTACTTTATTTGGTGGTCCTAGGGCAAGTAAACAGTTTGGTTTTCCAGAAGCACCATCATTTCATCACGAATACAACTCGACAGCTTGTACTGTTGAAATAATCGATAGTGTTCATGCTGCAATTGACCATATACACCGCTATGGAAG TGCACATACTGATTGCATAATTGCCGAGGACAATGCAACGGCAGAGATTTTCCTTAGTCAAGTTGACAGGTATCATGGTGGTGTCTTGTGCTAG